The genomic stretch TGAGAATGAGTAATATGTGGAGACTAAATTGTGTTAAACTATAGTAATCTCTGGTCGATTTAACAGGTGCTTGTAATTAATGTCTCAGCTCTCGAATAACTTAATATAAGTGTTTGCAGTTtactcaaattattattattattattattattatttttatttcttggcagatgcccttatccagggcgacttacaacataagtgcaaaaatacagagaagtacaaggcattatCACGATGTTTTCAAGTAGACGCTTCCGATTCAACATGCGTCTCTCGACTTACGTGCTATCGACTCATGTCTTCGGTCTCGGACGCAAATTAGGGTGTAACTTCGGGGGAGACTGTTCATGAAATCCACCCTGCATCGCTGTGACTGTGCCCACAGCGCTCCTCACATACCGGTCCCCACACATGTACACAGGAGATATTCTCGGTGCTCATCGACCCCCCttccaaatgttttaattgccaAATTTACTGCAAGTGATTTAGTGCTTCATAATGTATAAACACTGACATGCTTTATTTCTCGTGTAGCGAATATACATTCAGACAAGACTGTTAGTGCCCACAGCACTGTGCCGGGGTCCTGAGACTGACGTCAGAGCCGTGCAGTGGAGCCTATTGATTGACAGATCGGGGCGGGGGCGGGATTTTTGCGTATTTTGGTGTTGCAATGCATACCACTGTACTTTGTCAAAATACGTACAGTTGGCAGGTCTGCTATTAAACCTCTGCTTTCCCAACTAACTTTCTTACCTGGGGGTGTCATCGAGTTTTTGCACGTCTTCACACAATTCCGGTTTATCTCTGGGTTTTCCTGGGACGTCTTTCTCTTTCCCACTGTCTAAGACAGGCTTCTCCTCTTCAGAAGACTTTTGCTCAGTCACAGGCACGTCTGGACTGTCGGAAGGCAAGACTGCAAGAgatatttctcaaatgtcaatgATTATTGGAGGAGAGAGAGTGCCACATTCATTTGCTTTCAGAAACAAGTGCGTTGGTATCATTTTGGTGCAGTACATATTTGGCCAAAAGATCAATCAATACCTTTTCAAGCCCCTAAAACTTTAAATTTGAATATAGATGGGTTTCTGCCGAATCACCCATCTACAATGGAGCCAATCCCATGTCCAGCATTTTACTCTGTTCATTTACTAGAACTGAACCTTTCAAAAACACCTCAGGGGAAATCTCTCAGCTGTGTCCGTCTTTTTAATGCCACAGTGCCTGTTTAGAGAACTTACGATTTTCTTCCCCTCTCATGGGAGTCACTATGGGacaaagtggttttgaaaaagaTGCAGCCTTCGATTGCTTTTAGTCTGCTTGTTAAGGTACAATTTCTCAAACAAATTGCCagataaaaataattacataaaaaaaaaaaaaacggtgaTAATAAGCTGAAATGGGTTCTATTAAAAATCCACAGGTAGGACAATCTGCATGCAAGTTTTTAAACTACATTTCCCGGCTATTGTTGTAGATCACCTATCTCCCTGTTCCCAGGTCTCTCACCAGAGCTGGGTGGTGGGGCTTCGCTCGGGGCCGGCCGTGGCTGAGGGCCCCTGGCAGTCCTGCCCAGGTTGGGGATGGGCTTTGAGAACCTGCTCCTGCGACCGCGAGACTCGGCCAGGGATGGGGAGTCAGGAAAGGCAGCACTCGACTCTACACTGACTTCAGGAGACTCGGAAACACTGGAAAACAGGATCGCATTACTTAATCTATAACAAACATTCctaagatgaaaaataaaaacactgacagTAGGATGTAATGAAGTGTGGCAGCAAATCCTGTAATATGCTgtccttgtctttttttttttttttttcttacctgGGGGTGTTATCGCTCTTGTGTGTCTCTTCACCAGGGATGTCTGGGATGTCTTTCTCTTTCATACCATCTGAATCCGAGCTCTCCTCGACAGAAGACTTCTGAGACGACTCGGCCGTGAGAGGTACAGCAGAGCGGTCTGACGGCAAAGCTGCCAGGGATTCGTTTTCAACTGTTCATGATTATTTGGGAAGAGATGAATTTCACATTAAGCAACCAGAATACAAAGTAACTTATGTGTAACAAACATTTAACAGGCTTGACAAAAACTTATCCTATTTTAGCAGGCCTCTGTATGGGACATTCATGCCATACTGGGTTCCTAAGGGTATATTTGCTTCCAAACACAAGTGTGTATGTTGTATCACTGTAGCtgtgccttttgtttttgtacctGGAGATGTAACACAATAGAAAAAGGTTGTTGACTTATACTTGTATGCCTAAATCATAATTCAATGACCATAAAATGATTTCAAGAATAGTTTTAGACATCCCCCTATCTCCCTGCTCCCAGGTCTCTCACCAGAGCTGGGTGGTGGGGCTTCGCTCGGGGCCGGCCGTGGCTGAGGGCCCCTGGCAGTCCTGCCCAGGTTGGGGATGGGCTTTGAGAACCTGCTCCTGCGACCGCGAGACTCGGCCAGGGATGGGGAGTCAGGAAAGGCAGCACTCGACTCTACACTGACTTCAGGAGACTCGGAAACACTGGAAAACAGGATCGCATTACTTAATCTATAACAAACATTCctaagatgaaaaataaaaacactgacagTAGGATGTAATGAAGTGTGGCAGCAAATCCTGTAATATGCTgtccttgtcttttttttttttttttttcttacctgGGGGTGTTATCGCTCTTGTGTGTCTCTTCACCAGGGATGTCTGGGATGTCTTTCTCTTTCATACCATCTGAATCCGAGCTCTCCTCGACAGAAGACTTCTGAGACGACTCGGCCGTGAGAGGTACAGCAGAGCGGTCTGACGGCAAAGCTGCCAGGGATTCGTTTTCAACTGTTCATGATTATTTGGGAAGAGATGAATTTCACATTAAGCAACCAGAATACAAAGTAACTTATGTGTAACAAACATTTAACAGGCTTGACAAAAACTTATCCTATTTTAGCAGGCCTCTGTATGGGACATTCATGCCATACTGGGTTCCTAAGGGTATATTTGCTTCCAAACACAAGTGTGTATGTTGTATCACTGTAGCtgtgccttttgtttttgtacctGGAGATGTAACACAATAGAAAAAGGTTGTTGACTTATACTTGTATGCCTAAATCATAATTCAATGACCATAAAATGATTTCAAGAATAGTTTTAGACATCCCCCTATCTCCCTGCTCCCAGGTCTCTCACCAGAGCTGGGTGGTGGGGCTTCGCTCGGGGCCGGCCGTGGCTGAGGGCCCCTGGCAGTCCTGCCCAGGTTGGGGATGGGCTTTGAGAACCTGCTCCTGCGACCGCGAGACTCGGCCAGGGATGGGGAGTCAGGAAAGGCAGCACTCGACTCTACACTGACTTCAGGAGACTCGGAAACACTGGAAAACAGGATCGCATTACTTAATCTATAACAAACATTCctaagatgaaaaataaaaacactgacagTAGGATGTAATGAAGTGTGGCAGCAAATCCTGTAATATGCTgtccttgtcttttttttttttttttcttacctgGGGGTGTTATCGCTCTTGTGTGTCTCTTCACCAGGGATGTCTGGGATGTCTTTCTCTTTCATACCATCTGAATCCGAGCTCTCCTCGACAGAAGACTTCTGAGACGACTCGGCCGTGAGAGGTACAGCAGAGCGGTCTGACGGCAAAGCTGCCAGGGATTCGTTTTCAACTGTTCATGATTATTTGGGAAGAGATGAATTTCACATTAAGCAACCAGAATACAAAGTAACTTATGTGTAACAAACATTTAACAGGCTTGACAAAAACTTATCCTATTTTAGCAGGCCTCTGTATGGGACATTCATGCCATACTGGGTTCCTAAGGGTATATTTGCTTCCAAACACAAGTGTGTATGTTGTATCACTGTAGCtgtgccttttgtttttgtacctGGAGATGTAACACAATAGAAAAAGGTTGTTGACTTATACTTGTATGCCTAAATCATAATTCAATGACCATAAAATGATTTCAAGAATAGTTTTAGACATCCCCCTATCTCCCTGCTCCCAGGTCTCTCACCAGAGCTGGGTGGTGGGGCTTCGCTCGGGGCCGGCCGTGGCTGAGGGCCCCTGGCAGTCCTGCCCAGGTTGGGGATGGGCTTTGAGAACCTGCTCCTGCGACCGCGAGACTCGGCCAGGGATGGGGAGTCAGGAACTGCAGCACTCGACTCTACACTGATTTCAGGATCCTCGGAAACACTGGAAACAGCAtcaaattacattcttattactCAAACATCCTACACTGAAAGCTCACCACAATCCCGTGATGGGAACAGAGTAGAGAAGTTAAGCAGCAAAGAGAGCAATCACTTCTATACTACATTCAACTGTCGATTTTTCTCGTTTTTtctgatttctttttctttcttttttggctATACTGTTTTTCACAAGTTCAAAAATTCAAAAAGGAATATTAATCCATaagcaaatataattaaaaaaaataatgttgaagtaataaaatatgtatttataaacgTATATACTTCATAGAGTTTTTCCCCCAAAGAGAATCTCATCTTACCTGGGAGTTTCAGCTTGTTTCTGTGTCCCCTCAGGTATTTCCTCTTTATCACTGCGTCCTTCTGAGAGGTCCTTCTCTTTCAAACTGTCCGAGTCCCGCGTCTCCCCTTCAGAAGACTTGTGTACCACAGACTCCACAGTAACGGGCACTGCTGAACTGTCTGCTGCGAAAGATGAAAGAAAGATGCATGTCATATTGATTTGTACTTAGAATTAAATGGTTGGTGTTGCACTGAAGTGGCCCAGCTTGGGCAGGCACTCAGCAGGCGTAAACCATTCATTACATAACTTAAAAAACATGAGACTACACCAGCACTCACCATGCGGGGCTTCGCTCGGGGCCGGCCGTGGCTGAGGGCCCCTGGCTGTCCTGCCCAGGTTGGGGACGGGCTTTGAGAACCTGCTCCTCCTACAGCGAGACCCAGACAGGGCTGAGGAGTCTGGGCTTGAGAGGCCTTCCTTCGCATCTGAAACACTTTATACATTGATAACCAGagtaagaaatacatttaaaaattcaTCTGAACAAAGCAAATATGGCTTGAAAAAAGACGAGTAGGTCATAAGTGCCAAGTATATGAAAATAACTGGCTTCACCAACCAGACATCGTTTGTCGATTCTCTCTTTGGGGTTTGGGGTTCTTCCGCAGGGCTCAGTGTCTCACAACTGGCTGCTTGGGAGGCCATCTCTGGCTCCTCAGTAATGTCTGTACAGGTTACAGCCACAGGGGAGTCACAAGTCATTGCTTGAGGGGCTTCAGAGAGACATTGTGATTGGTCAGCTGGCTCCGAGTCCAGCTCCTCAATGACGACCTGCTGCTGGCTGGAAGGCTCCTCGGAAATGACTTGTTCTGCtccaaggaaaagaaaagggtaagtaataaagagaaaaacaaaaaatctgtcAGTCTTTCATTAAGCAATGATACTCGCCAACTTTATGAATTACAGACTACCAGACCCTGATATACACCAAAGTTCAGTTGCAGTGAAGAAGCGCATCATTCATACCGGAGCTTGGTCCTCCCGTCACCGGGGATAGAAACTCTGGGTGTCTTATGGTCAGCAGAGTCTGGGCCGCCTCTGTGTTGATTTCTGTATCAGATTCTGAGATTTCTGCTATGGAAGAGACCGGGAAATCCAAGTCCGATACTGTCAGTTCTGCATTTGTAGAGTTTAGTTATATGCATAtacttcatattattatttaaactgaATTCAGTAAAGCAAATCATAAAGAACTGGAAAAACTTACCAGTCATGCATTCCTGGGAGATAAAGTGAATCACATCCTAAAATAAAGGATGGCACACGTTAGTAACTTCGGCAGATCTctgtgaattaaattaatttcttaAAGGACTTTCATAATGGATGCAAACAGGCAAAATTAAAGTGGTTGAAGAAGCAGCAGTTGCTTCTAGTActtcatatattttaatagCACTTCACAAGTCATTAAGTGTATACAATGTACCTGAAGTGAAATTGCAAGGCCTGTAAATCTAGGGTTAAAACACCCTGATAACTTCAGACAAGATTTTTGTGGATAGTTTACAAGTGTTCGCTTGCTACGACATTTCAAACAGAAGAAAGTTCAAAGCCACCATTGCCAACTGTTTCCTACTAAGATGTATTTAAACCACAACAAGAGGAGAACTGGGGAGGTCAGGCTACACTGCCTCCCTTGAAGTTAGTTTGTTGTAATTGGGCATAGATAACAGGAGGCACGTCTAGGTCAGCCAAGAAAACCCCGAACACAAACCTCCGCTTGTGTTGatcacaaacaacaaatattagGCAACTactgcatttctaagcattaaAACAACTCATTAATCACTTACAACCAATAAGTCCAACTGATTTTCTGTGGCCACTACCCCTTCCTCTTGTGAGCCGGGGCCCAGggcacacactgactgagaaTAGATTGTGTGCTCAGACTCgctagtgcagtgtgtgtcaatgtgtgagATCTCAAGCTGTGTGGAAACAAGTAAATATGGAAGGAAGAGTTATGGAAACGGCAACACaacaaaaactaacaaaactcATAAATCAAGGAAACAAAGCACACGTGAAAGTCTATTCACAAAGTTAGGAAAGTAAACAAATGTAGCGAAGTataacaaaatacattgttaattCAATATTATCATTCAACATTATTCCCTAAATCACAAAAATACAACTTTGTGAATAGAAACCATTGTGTAAATGGatggaaatgtaataaataaacaaacacaaataaatggatCATAAAATGGAGGTCTTGACCTTAATGagagtgtaatgaatgaaaTGCACTCTGATTTCATAAGCTGCAACCAGGAGCTGGGCAAGCTTACCTCCTCCATGGTCTCTTCCACCTCCACAGGAATGGCGACGGGCGAACGCAGGCTGACGGGCACAAACGCAGGGGCCTGGTTCAACTCCTCGGGGTTTGTGGGATAGCAGTAGTCCTCCTCGGTCCTCCCCTCGTCCGCCTCCTCCTCGTTGTCATCCTCGTTCTCAACCGACGCCCTCAGCATCACCAGTTTTGCCTTCCCCGCCCTGCGCTCCTTCTGGTTGCAGCTCGTGTTGGGTTTGGGTTTCTTGGCACCTCTGCGAATGGACGGGGCGTCCTCCTGGGGTTGTGGCAGGGAGGCAAAGGGCGAGGCCTCAATGGAGTCGTCTCCACCATCGTCATCGTCTTCAGGTTGTTGCAGGTGCTTGGAGAACTTTGGGATTCTTCCTGACCTACGGTGCCCAAGAAAACAGATTTCTGGAAGTTAAAGTGAAATGGTTTCCATTTGACCAATATTTCAAATATGACTTCTCTTCTCTGATGTTCTGATGACATCCCCCTTCTTAAAGCAACAGCCGAGTCTCAAACTTGAGAGCTTGCCTGGTGGGCTTGCTTAGCATGTGTTCCTGGACGGCAGTGAGATccgcttcctcctcctcctcctcctctccctggcTCTCACAGTCCGATGACAACACCCTGGCGCGTCTCTTGTCCCTCTTTGAGCTCCTCTTCCTTTCCACGAAGGAAGGAGCCACACAATCAGTAGTCTGGTCTTCAGTTTCTTTGCTGGCCTGcaatgcaacacaacacacgAACAAGATGAGCATAACCCAATTAAAACTGGTGCTGGTGGTTCTGCAACACTTTGTTTTCTTAACATACTATACATGCATGTTGTAGTACAAAAAAGCAGGAATCATTTGAAGAATGTTATGGATTTTAAGtctgtacatttattatatatatatatatatatatatatatatacagctctggaaaaaattaagagaccagtgcaaatcagcatctctacatgtatggcaacCATTCCcctcattcatatttttatttggaatttggaagaaatgttgtcagtagtttatagaataaaacaaaaatgtacccaaacacatacctataaatagtaagaacagagaaactgataattttgcagtggtctcttaattttttccagagctgtataaataaataaataaataaataaatacacacacacacttgtttcTGTCTGAAAACCAATTAAAAGTAAATTCTCTTCAGGGAccagagaataataataaagagttTTCCTGAGCCATAAGTAATAAATGTCCCAGGTCAACAGTACTTTTTAAGGGCCTGCTATACACTCTCGTCAATGCTAAAAATAAGCTTCTCATTAGCTGCACTAATATTTAGAGTGAGACCGAGCTGTCTGTGGACAGGAAATTATTGTTTTCTGTTCATGCCTGGGAGACTGCAGTCCTTTTCGCTTTCGCCGGTTCCCCCTCAGTCTCGACCTCAGCCCCGGGTTTCTCCGCAGCCTCCTGGGCCTTCTTGCCCCTTCTCTTCCCCAGGTTGGGCTGTGGTTTTTGGAGGCGGCCTCTGCCAAGCCCAGCTGGTTTGCCTCCAGGCCCCTTTCTCTCCTTCCCTGGCATTTCTGTCTCCTGTGACCTGCAAGGTAAGCCACCGATGGTAAACTTTGCCATGGTTTAACTTTTTAATGCTTGTTGTTGAGTTCATAAAGGAAATGTTTCTTTTGGGTGtcctaaacaacaacaacaatcattattattacagtgtGATTATCAATGgtgtatacttttttttttttaccttttgagGCACACAGTCTCCTattccaaaataaacaaaacccccTACCCGTCAGCATCCTCGGCAGAAGGCTGGGCATTAGATTGAGCATCGTCAGACTTCTCACCAACAATGGCATCATCTGCtggccctacaggaaacggcaTGAGCAGCAACATTCTCTTTTTGGTATTTAAATAGATACAAAGCTGTCAAATGTGTAATGAACATCTGAGAAGCAAAGGCAAGTATACTGATTAGAAGAACCAGTGCTAACTGACTAAAAAAGTAAACTCAACTAACTATAATAGCTACaatattaaagtaatacaataaaattatTAACATATCTCTCTAGTGTAAACTGTACCTTCTTCGAGTGTTTTTTTCAtcctttttttctgtcttttcttGTCGTCCCCTGGCTTTTCTAGACAGGCCTCCTCAGCCCCTTCGGCCTCCTTCTTGCGTTTGCGTTTCTTTTTGGCCGGGGGAGCATCCGGACTGGCTTCTGCCTCCTGGCAGTCGTTCACATTGAAAGTCTCCTCATTCTCCTTCTCAGCTGTCTCCGAGTCACCCTCCCCACCGTCGCTGTCCGCCCCCACCAGGGCGACACTGCCTTCGGGGGCCTCCTCCGGATCACCCTTGTTTTCTGAATATACAGATAAATTTTTGATAAAGAGGACTTCGCTGCTTCTTGTTTGGTATGAGTGTAGCAGAGAGCAGCATGTCATCTATATAGCATTCGTCACCTTCAAAAACACAGCTTTCGTACACAACCtcatcaaaagaaaaaaaagcagccCAATTGCTTTGAACCACACGAAAACAATAAAACCCCGTCCTGTTGCCATCTTGTCAGGGCAGAAGCAGAAAAGTCGTTACCTTTTCGCTTGGTTCTTGGTTTTGCTGGCTTCCTCTGCCTCGCACTCTTGGTTTTCGATTTGTTCTTTTTCCTCTCGTCGTCAGCTCGGATCCTCTCAAGCAGTTCGCTGAAAAACTCGATATCGATGGGCTTTTTCTCTTCTGCAGGGCAAAAACAAAGAATGGAATAAATAAGCGATATAAAACAGAGGTTCCTCATAACTGTGCCTCTCAATTGTGAATGGTGATTGatgcttttcttgtttgtttttgtaacatACTTTGTAACATATTATATAGAGATTCCTTGTGGCTACAggcaaaaaggaaataaatcagTGTTGCACAGGCTACAGTATAGAGCACTTCATCAGTGGGCTTCCATTCAATCACAAAGAACACACTGAAAATAATGAAGTGAAATAAAATCGAAGgacatttatataattaaaactgCTACTCATTCAGTTTACCATTTATTTCTGCCCTTTTTTCCTTCCACAATCATTTAAACTTCCCCATTGCCAATCATTTCAGATGTCAAAATTCAAGTAGGGGCTATTAAAACGTCTCGTTTCCTGATTAAGATTCCAAAGACTTACTGAACGCTTTATCTATCCTCCAGGAATTTGTCTTCTCCTCTTTCTTGAATTTGTTCTGTtgcgaaaaagaaaaaatacaaccaTATGAGGATTTAATATTGCACTTGATTTCTAAATAGTTGCAGTCAAAACGTTACCTATCCCAACTTAACTCCCTTCGACAATTCCTGTTCACGATTCATAAACTGGAATTTGTACAGTATTGACAAATCCGAGTCAGTGTTCCACAAATGCTGATAAGATGCATCTGATAAACAAGTATGGTTTAATTAACAACATTTATCACAACTAAACCCATCAGAAAATACCACTGTTTCATATGATGAGTGTGAATACAATCGACTACTGTACATCTTCATATGCGTGTCAATCCTGTTCAGGAGTCTAAATAGCAACATTGTACTGAAAGTGATTCAGAGAGAAACTCAAACCTTGATCTCAATCCTGGCCCTGTGTGGAAACAACTGACCAATCATGGAGAAGTCTGTGCCCACCATGCTTATCGCCAGGAAGAACATGTCAGTCTCTGGAATGACAGAAATCCAATAGTCCGACATGAAACGGTCAGGTGTTTAAACTGTAAGTACAGTATGTATAACATAATAGTACACACAAGAAAAATAGGTGATCCTTTATAATGTCTTGGACCTTTTTGCTCTTACCAGTTTAATTGAGATTTACCTTTATTTGACCACGGCTTGGTGTAGTTGGCTTTCCGAAAGCTAGAGTACGTTGTAGTAGAACCGCGCTCAAAGATGGGGTCGTTTTCCTCTACCACATTGGGGCCTTTGACTCTCAAAACCTCGACAGTTAAACTGAGAGAAACAGGAAGACACGGTCAAGGGGCTGCTGGGAGGACCAGAGATTCCCAACTGGCTTGATTTTGTCAGAACACATATATAAGAAGCATTTAATTCTTAACGTCTAAATGGATCCTAAAGATTCTCTAAAATTTCACCAGCAATCCTCCACATCTGATAAAtacttttgtttctccacttctaggCTTTCCTGGCATTCTTTCTCTGCCCACTAGATACATGCTTTTTCAtctgtattttagttttaagttCAGCTACACCCTGGTCCTTAATTCGGCTCTATGCTGCAGTGTTCCAGTTTGGAAAATCCAACTACAGCACAAAAAGAGGTTTTGAATTACCTTTCTTCGTCAATGATAAGTGTGCCATCCTCAGCCACTTTCACTCTGGGCACGACAAGCTGGTCATCTTGGACCGgttcatcattattatcatcatcatcatcatccatcTCCTCGTTCACTGGCCTGAGGACGAGACAGGAACTCAGTTCTTACTTCAGGAATTCAAAAACGTCACCACCAGTATATACATACCGATGATGTATTCCTAGACTAATTATAAGGGTGGCAAGCTTGAAGACAACTATTGGCATTTATGCTTTTTCAGACACCAAAGTTAATACTGTAGGTTCTTTTACAGGTGTGCTGTTACAGTTTAGTAAGCAGACAAAAGAAAACATGGCTTGGATTCTTACGGTCTGACGGGTGTCGGGGGCGGCATCACTCTCTCCGTTTGCTTGTGCTCCGGCTCAAGCGCAGATCTGTGGTTGATTAATTTGAGTAGTGGAGAATTAGACGTTTTGACTGGTTTCATTACACAGTCACAAAGGATAATGCTTTAAGCTCCAATACAGATTTAGATATGTTTATTCCTGAAACTGGCTTTGGCTGGATTTTAAACACCTGAATCTGCAAATCACAAAAGTCCTCacaatatgttttaaaagaaaTGGCGGGAAAC from Amia ocellicauda isolate fAmiCal2 chromosome 8, fAmiCal2.hap1, whole genome shotgun sequence encodes the following:
- the bdp1 gene encoding transcription factor TFIIIB component B'' homolog isoform X4, producing MMRRSRISVRPFVRPGGRGPPAPSQDQKLSEDAGASWKAGEDNQAAEQEVAGEGAAVTQPIVPAGSSDEAALDAAQQNVPVNPAEKSQDAGGAGSSNPSAPALQRRKRFSAMPNLAKPRPTPAPARPPARATPRSPPAKQVASPVIENNVTTPEDGTQTDDAPHAVLRSPSRRRPSGGRQAKVAEKSGHLKDDTAVTSNQHPPAGQVKKAAVENAQKPSPSPVKMKDSQASTSQGRARLVSGSSATNGKDTKGSTVSSKQLPSQPSLPLNKLSISEDRERILKARKLRELLKQEIRNEKRLKKGKTSMLEYTVPQDRSKMVMRDFIYYLPESNPMKSALEPEHKQTERVMPPPTPVRPPVNEEMDDDDDDNNDEPVQDDQLVVPRVKVAEDGTLIIDEESLTVEVLRVKGPNVVEENDPIFERGSTTTYSSFRKANYTKPWSNKETDMFFLAISMVGTDFSMIGQLFPHRARIEIKNKFKKEEKTNSWRIDKAFKEKKPIDIEFFSELLERIRADDERKKNKSKTKSARQRKPAKPRTKRKENKGDPEEAPEGSVALVGADSDGGEGDSETAEKENEETFNVNDCQEAEASPDAPPAKKKRKRKKEAEGAEEACLEKPGDDKKRQKKRMKKTLEEGPADDAIVGEKSDDAQSNAQPSAEDADGSQETEMPGKERKGPGGKPAGLGRGRLQKPQPNLGKRRGKKAQEAAEKPGAEVETEGEPAKAKRTAVSQASKETEDQTTDCVAPSFVERKRSSKRDKRRARVLSSDCESQGEEEEEEEADLTAVQEHMLSKPTRSGRIPKFSKHLQQPEDDDDGGDDSIEASPFASLPQPQEDAPSIRRGAKKPKPNTSCNQKERRAGKAKLVMLRASVENEDDNEEEADEGRTEEDYCYPTNPEELNQAPAFVPVSLRSPVAIPVEVEETMEELEISHIDTHCTSESEHTIYSQSVCALGPGSQEEGVVATENQLDLLVDVIHFISQECMTAEISESDTEINTEAAQTLLTIRHPEFLSPVTGGPSSEQVISEEPSSQQQVVIEELDSEPADQSQCLSEAPQAMTCDSPVAVTCTDITEEPEMASQAASCETLSPAEEPQTPKRESTNDVCVSDAKEGLSSPDSSALSGSRCRRSRFSKPVPNLGRTARGPQPRPAPSEAPHADSSAVPVTVESVVHKSSEGETRDSDSLKEKDLSEGRSDKEEIPEGTQKQAETPSVSEDPEISVESSAAVPDSPSLAESRGRRSRFSKPIPNLGRTARGPQPRPAPSEAPPPSSVENESLAALPSDRSAVPLTAESSQKSSVEESSDSDGMKEKDIPDIPGEETHKSDNTPSVSESPEVSVESSAAFPDSPSLAESRGRRSRFSKPIPNLGRTARGPQPRPAPSEAPPPSSVENESLAALPSDRSAVPLTAESSQKSSVEESSDSDGMKEKDIPDIPGEETHKSDNTPSVSESPEVSVESSAAFPDSPSLAESRGRRSRFSKPIPNLGRTARGPQPRPAPSEAPPPSSVENESLAALPSDRSAVPLTAESSQKSSVEESSDSDGMKEKDIPDIPGEETHKSDNTPSVSESPEVSVESSAAFPDSPSLAESRGRRSRFSKPIPNLGRTARGPQPRPAPSEAPPPSSVLPSDSPDVPVTEQKSSEEEKPVLDSGKEKDVPGKPRDKPELCEDVQKLDDTPSVSEAPEVSVDVSAAVPDSPALPGSCCRRSRFSKAIPNLGRTARDPLPRPAPIGATPPSSVDQTGTSSDQVSSREKRTANSNDLVAQEGIVHKTVCSTVQKEEANISVEQNQSTAATDTESSDSGACSAVRESGLAKGSADTDSEHTGHSVIGTDDAQVEVTCIQTDESLNVPITTEVTQGALETDESAQQEPTFILTLFEIPPCDLNTYQDVSGAMTPASTDFPPPVLVESPPAVLLGASQRSSCAPVSVETELGAQTVGGESGGRSVHVDDWTASKKLNLLTSSPGQEATASYCAGPEATGQPPLTAPTSSVTHGLECPADSCDEDPVSLILEPVVESDAAAYAETEGTSEDDARSRGKRKLPMGTRRGKLKVKPNTSNRKAAVSSKGVLGISKPLPTQDETPGLSRVVRGGPVPAPSVSPESSGESEVPHAEGLSPCTMNNEELSQQVSTPAGEGIDSESTGSDLSASPRVAPPASTTSLVRPGRKPRGFLSLFAKKNTPASPAPSKTTRAAPQRPQFNASRLERKRTTATAAIDASSDSSIVNSPPAKHRPSTSQSGATSQTISISATESKTSETPKQEVLCATNSENDEGPTKVSEYFFSDIFTEVDEPD